The DNA segment CTCGATATTGTTGATGATGCGGTGATTTCAGTAGATGGCAAGCAACGAATTACACTCTTTAATCAAGGGGCAGAAAAGATTTTTGGTTACACAGCACAGGAAGCGATTTAATTTGTAACGTTCCATTTAGCGGTGGCAAAGATGACTGAAACGCAGCCCGAAGACTCAGTACATCTGCTCTCAGTACATCTGCTGCAATGGTGTTATGTTATGCCTTGTTTTACCCATTGTAATTCGCGATAACTCGTGTAATTTTTCCTGTTAAATCGAGTTCCACAACTTCACCTGCCTTTATTCCACTCTGATTGATGTAATAAAACACCACACTCTGTACACCCCACATTACATCTATCAGTTCAAACTTGAGATTGGGATAAACTTCTAGCCCTTTTTTGAAATACTCTCGTAATGCTGCTTTGCCCCTAACTGTTCCTGATGGATCATTGAGGAGTTTAGCGGCGATCGGAGATACC comes from the Trichocoleus sp. genome and includes:
- a CDS encoding nuclear transport factor 2 family protein, which codes for MLTKEQAQQLADHWIEAWNSHHLDEILAHYAEDIVLVSPIAAKLLNDPSGTVRGKAALREYFKKGLEVYPNLKFELIDVMWGVQSVVFYYINQSGIKAGEVVELDLTGKITRVIANYNG